The following DNA comes from Oncorhynchus mykiss isolate Arlee chromosome 16, USDA_OmykA_1.1, whole genome shotgun sequence.
TAGGGAGCAAGCAAAGTGGCCATCCAACAGGTGTGTTGTACAATTCACAACATGGTGCATTGAAATTCAGGTGATCCTACTAGCATATATCTAGCTACTCGGGAACTACTGGAAGTAAACAGACTCGTTTGCTACCTACGTTTTAGCATGTAGTAGCACGCTTTAATCCTGCTCAACAACAGCAAAACATTCTGGTCTCACGCTCTTGCAACCCTTCAAATATGAcggacaatacaaaaactactcCATACTGGTTTTCAATAACTTAAAGAGCCTGTATTCTGATGCTCTTGTTCATTAAATGAGATGTTCATTGTACATAAATTACATTCTATGTGTGACCTCTGTAATTCTGTTACAGGTTTACcttctgtttctttgttttgtgGACCCTGGCAGAGGTATGGCTGTGGGGCAGAAACCAAGCAGTGCAGAGACAATTGTTTTGGCTGGATTGAATGGACATAGTGAGacaaggcacaccggtttgaaTGACACTCTGCAGAATCACTCTGCCGACCAGCGAAGCTCGGGGAGGGCCAGAGTCAGACGCGACATGAGGTACAAGTGTGCTGCTTATGTGCTGGCCCTGCGGCCGTGGAGTTTCAGCGCCTCCCTCACACCGGTGGCTCTGGGCAGTGCCCTGGCCTACAAGCTGGAGGGCTCTGTGGACTTGGTCATCCTCATGGTGTGTGCCGTGGCAGTGCTGGTGGTGCACGGGGCAGGGAATCTGGTTAACACTTACTATGACTTCTCCAAAGGGATTGACCACAAGAAGAGCGACGATAGGACTCTGGTGGATGAGATCCTGGCGCCGCAGGACGTGGTCATGTTCGGAGCGCTGCTCTACTCTCTGGGCTGCTTGTGTGCCACCCTGCTCTACTTTCTCTCCACGTTGAGGATGGAGCATCTGGCCCTTATTTATTTTGGAGGGCTCTCCAGCTCTTTTCTGTACACGGGAGGTGAGCTTGGCATTAACCTGTTTCAAAATGTACTGACATTATTTCCCTCGCTTTATTTACAAGTACACACACTAATATCCAGATTCTTACGATACCTTCCTTGTCCTGTTTCCAGGCATTGGTCTTAAGTATGTGGCACTGGGGGACGTGGTGATCCTGATCACGTTTGGCCCCCTGGCGGTCATGTTTGCCCACGCCGTG
Coding sequences within:
- the LOC110492228 gene encoding ubiA prenyltransferase domain-containing protein 1 — its product is MAVGQKPSSAETIVLAGLNGHSETRHTGLNDTLQNHSADQRSSGRARVRRDMRYKCAAYVLALRPWSFSASLTPVALGSALAYKLEGSVDLVILMVCAVAVLVVHGAGNLVNTYYDFSKGIDHKKSDDRTLVDEILAPQDVVMFGALLYSLGCLCATLLYFLSTLRMEHLALIYFGGLSSSFLYTGGIGLKYVALGDVVILITFGPLAVMFAHAVQVGYLSVLPLVYAVPLALNTEAILHSNNTRDMDSDKQAGIVTLAILIGPTLSYILFNILLFVPYVLFCILATHYTISMALPLLTLPMAFPLERQFRSQCYSKIPQKTAKLNLLMGLFYVFGIILAPQGSLPLL